Proteins encoded by one window of Yamadazyma tenuis chromosome 2, complete sequence:
- the SER33 gene encoding D-3-phosphoglycerate dehydrogenase 2 (COG:E; EggNog:ENOG503NU0Y; BUSCO:EOG09262CO6) — protein sequence MASQQNIIDSFQKAVNLTGSPNAVSTSPTQSYLSNYTPYKKQAKALKPFSTGDMKILLLENVNQTAIDIFKGQGYQVEFYKSSLPEDELVEKIRDVHAVGIRSKTKLTERVLSAAKNLVVIGCFCIGTNQVDLEFAAKSGIAVFNSPFSNSRSVAELVIAEIITLARQLGDRSIEMHTGTWNKVSAKCWEIRGKTLGIIGYGHIGSQLSVLAEAMGMNVIYYDVVMIMSLGNSKQVGSLDELLNKADFITCHVPATAETNSLLSAPQFAAMKDGAYVINASRGQVVDIPALVQAMKVGKIAGAALDVYPHEPAKNGEGLFSDSLNDWASQLTSLRNVILTPHIGGSTEEAQSAIGVEVSSALTKYINEGNSSGAVNLPEVSLRGLDLDQQNSVRVLYIHQNVPGVLKTVNNILSIYNIEKQFSDSRGDVAYLMADLADVDSSDIKSLYEQLEQTPYKIVTRLLY from the coding sequence ATGGCTAGCCAACAAAATATAATAGACTCGTTCCAAAAGGCCGTCAACTTGACTGGTTCTCCCAATGCCGTCTCCACCTCGCCCACGCAGTCGTACTTGAGCAACTACACCCCGTACAAAAAGCAAGCCAAAGCGTTGAAGCCATTTTCTACTGGAGACATGAAAATCTTATTATTGGAAAACGTCAACCAAACTGCCATTGATATTTTCAAGGGCCAAGGTTACCAGGTGGAGTTCTATAAGAGCTCGTTGCctgaagatgaattggttgaaaaaatcagaGATGTTCACGCCGTTGGTATTAGATCCAAGACCAAATTGACTGAAAGAGTCTTAAGTGctgccaaaaacttggtggtaATTGGTTGTTTCTGTATTGGTACCAACCAGGTGGACTTAGAGTTTGCTGCCAAGAGTGGTATTGCCGTTTTCAACTCTCCattctccaactccagATCAGTTGCTGAGTTGGTGATTGCTGAAATCATCACTTTGGCCAGACAATTAGGTGACAGATCCATCGAGATGCACACCGGAACCTGGAACAAGGTCTCGGCCAAGTGCTGGGAAATCAGAGGTAAGACCTTGGGGATTATTGGATATGGACATATTGGTTCTCAGTTGTCAGTGTTGGCAGAAGCCATGGGTATGAACGTCATCTACTACGACGTGGTTATGATCATGTCTTTGGGTAATTCCAAGCAGGTGGGCAGCTTAgacgagttgttgaacaaggcTGACTTCATCACTTGTCATGTCCCTGCCACTGCCGAAACTAACAGCTTGTTGAGTGCCCCACAATTTGCCGCCATGAAAGACGGCGCCTATGTGATCAACGCTTCAAGAGGTCAAGTTGTCGATATTCCTGCATTGGTACAAGCCATGAAGGTGGGTAAAATAGCCGGTGCAGCCTTAGATGTTTACCCTCATGAACCTGCCAAGAATGGTGAAGGGTTGTTCTCCGACTCGTTGAATGACTGGGCCTCGCAGTTGACTTCGTTGCGAAACGTGATCTTAACTCCACATATTGGTGGATCTACTGAGGAAGCTCAGTCTGCCATTGGTGTGGAAGTTTCCAGTGCTTTGACAAAGTACATCAATGAAGGAAACTCTTCGGGAGCCGTGAACCTCCCCGAGGTTTCCTTAAGAGGCTTGGACTTGGACCAGCAGAACTCGGTCAGAGTGTTGTACATTCACCAGAACGTCCCTGGTGTGTTGAAGACTGTCAACAACATCTTGTCAATCTATAACATCGAGAAGCAGTTTTCTGATTCGAGAGGTGACGTGGCCTACTTAATGGCGGATCTTGCTGATGTCGACAGCAGTGATATCAAGAGTTTGTATGAACAGTTGGAACAGACTCCATACAAGATCGTTACCCGGTTGTTGTATTAG
- the BUL1_1 gene encoding ubiquitin ligase-binding protein bul1 (EggNog:ENOG503NZPT; COG:S), with protein sequence MRFNTRRSSRSEHDDDLHSSNTNNNLGTPSEDPPSYDLSMSSSSSTSTGPPPISSQSSSSILRGTSLLSLNEKPKKKKNVPYRPAPEQQSHIDKLGSSNVTSISTVSSNTHTEYFDVLPSFQMFQSILKRDDEQFNENLSILPPEYGDTRNTSPSPPNLSPMSSASSTPGTEQHETIDGMLRPETSQEQEYNFEENYGFGEDEADDGLQNSNREYYSRNNITNANNTYGHTVLDNIDRLPKLNTSPIDIQVFLTKGVPEPHMQNELETRLKEYTNGDLVNGYIVIHNTSSKPVSFGLFTVSLEGTTKAVEKKTNSDHHNSFSKVLMKKFLKMYDLNASYGYTDVPNSAGIEYKPGSRDLYDDCILGLPNERILVPGQKYKKFFTFKFPNRLLDTTCSSSILPHILSPPSVGVDSTSFNGKASHIELNKALGYGFIPDRGTPLLTRDHGFHDMSVSYTIEAKFIDKVNSSQEVPVSHNEINESDNMKDYVVSRGAQYFLRFIPDLKELISYFNEDIIFGNETFGSVGIDGKLFNNYIYTKTWRELNSLNSLIEQEIDARLEREQLSDDDIKHKNLIIDNYNNTNIRQTSIVAKEQQLQSQQVDEEAYYCEKRMIGSRYPVDVFSKKKKKILSSLVKVGHSKMYVQVPDQPVTYESPKLIKRYNLTDDYSLKSNELVPVNSISSNRINELYRRIEDDYAKDVKVSVVFEGLDSGCTPPPIANIDCNIVAWSFKADYPLPCEFEYDFFYESLHPSTKKVDQVEITKQNLQQVKDQTANYIHFLKANKTFISKNSYLYLKSMKTLGIKRDTITEFFSPISETSHPEIFADNWKLTGTNKWTKDLRIPLDILNKHNIALIPTFQSCLFGRLYCLQVVVKFKGGSGERNEFADNVVTTEVPVLVG encoded by the coding sequence ATGCGGTTCAACACCCGCAGGTCATCACGTCTGGAACACGACGATGATTTACACTCCTCCAATACTAACAACAATCTCGGCACGCCGTCAGAGGATCCTCCTTCGTATGATCTCTCCATGAGCTCATCCCTGTCCACATCAACAGGACCACCACCGATTAGTCTGCAAAGCAGTTCCAGTATCTTACGTGGCACATCGTTACTCTCTCTCAATGAgaaacccaagaagaaaaagaatGTTCCGTACAGACCAGCTCCAGAACAGCAAAGTCATATCGATAAGCTCGGATCATCTAACGTCACTTCCATCTCAACTGTATCTTCCAACACTCACACTGAATACTTTGATGTGTTACCGTCGTTTCAGATGTTCCAGTCGATATTGAAACGAGATGATGAGCAGTTCAACGAGAACTTACTGATCCTACCACCAGAGTATGGTGATACCAGAAACACTTCTCCTTCACCCCCAAACTTATCTCCAATGAGTAGTGCTTCAAGCACCCCTGGTACTGAGCAGCACGAGACTATCGATGGGATGTTACGTCCTGAGACCCTGCAAGAACAGGAGTATAATTTCGAAGAAAACTATGGATTCGGTGAAGACGAAGCAGATGATGGGCTCCAGAACTCTAACAGAGAGTACTACAGTAGgaacaacatcaccaacgCCAATAACACATACGGGCACACTGTGTTGGATAACATCGACCGGTTGCCGAAACTTAATACTTCGCCCATTGATATCCAGGTTTTTTTAACTAAAGGAGTCCCTGAACCCCATATGCAAAATGAGCTAGAAACAAGACTCAAAGAGTATACTAACGGAGATTTGGTCAATGGGTATATTGTTATCCACAATACTTCGAGCAAACCTGTGAGTTTTGGGCTATTTACAGTGTCATTAGAAGGGACCACCAAGGCTGTGGAAAAGAAAACCAACTCCGACCATCACAACCTGTTctccaaggtgttgatgaaaaagtttTTAAAGATGTATGATTTGAATGCATCATATGGATATACAGATGTTCCCAACAGTGCTGGGATTGAGTATAAACCAGGTTCAAGAGACTTATATGACGACTGCATTCTTGGATTGCCAAATGAGAGAATCCTTGTTCCTGGACAAAAATACAAGAAGTTCTTTACTTTCAAATTTCCCAACCGTCTACTCGATACCACCTGTTCTTCCAGCATTCTTCCACACATTCTTTCTCCACCATCAGTAGGGGTCGATAGTACCTCGTTCAATGGGAAAGCTAGCCATATCGAATTGAATAAAGCTTTGGGGTACGGGTTTATTCCCGACAGGGGAACACCTTTACTTACAAGAGATCATGGGTTTCACGACATGAGTGTTTCGTACACAATTGAAGCAAAGTTTATTGACAAGGTGAACAGCTCCCAAGAAGTTCCCGTTAGTCACAACGAAATCAATGAGTCTGACAATATGAAAGACTATGTGGTTTCACGAGGAGCCCAGTATTTTTTGCGGTTCATTCCCGACTTGAAAGAGCTTATTTCATATTTCAATGAGGACATCATCTTTGGAAATGAGACCTTTGGGAGCGTTGGTATCGATGGtaaattgttcaacaactatATTTATACCAAGACTTGGAGGGAACTTAATAGCCTCAACTCGCTAATTGAGCAAGAAATCGATGCTCGTCTCGAAAGAGAACAACTCTCGGACGATGATATCAAACATAAAAACCTCATCATTGACAATTACAATAACACCAATATTAGACAAACTTCAATCGTTGCCAAGGaacaacaactccaactgCAACAAGTGGACGAGGAAGCATATTATTGTGAGAAACGAATGATAGGAAGTCGATACCCAGTCGATGTGTTtagcaagaagaagaagaagatattgtCCTCACTAGTGAAGGTCGGTCACCTGAAGATGTACGTTCAGGTTCCTGACCAGCCCGTGACATATGAGTCTCCTAAGTTGATAAAACGGTATAACCTCACGGATGATTATAGTCTTAAGTCCAATGAACTTGTACCTGTTAACAGCATAAGCAGCAACCGGATCAATGAATTATACCGCAGAATAGAAGATGATTACGCAAAGGACGTTAAAGTTTCGGTGGTATTCGAAGGTTTGGATTCTGGGTGTACTCCTCCACCCATTGCTAATATCGATTGTAACATAGTTGCATGGTCATTCAAGGCAGATTACCCTTTACCGTGCGAGTTTGAATACGACTTTTTCTATGAATCCTTGCATCCCTCGACAAAAAAGGTGGACCAAGtggaaatcaccaaacagAACCTCCAGCAGGTTAAAGACCAAACGGCCAATTATATTCATTTCCTCAAGGCTAATAAGACGTTTATTTCAAAAAATTCTTACCTTTACTTGAAATCCATGAAGACATTAGGGATTAAACGTGATACCATCACCGAATTTTTTCTGCCAATTTCCGAAACTTCCCACCCTGAAATTTTCGCCGATAACTGGAAACTTACAGGTACCAACAAGTGGACTAAAGACTTACGCATCCCACTAGACATCCTCAACAAGCACAATATTGCCCTCATTCCAACGTTCCAAAGCTGTTTATTTGGGCGATTATACTGCTTGCAAGTTGTGGTAAAGTTTAAAGGGGGTAGTGGAGAACGTAACGAGTTTGCTGATAACGTGGTTACTACTGAAGTGCCGGTTTTAGTGGGTTAG
- the MPE1 gene encoding Protein mpe1 (BUSCO:EOG0926357F; EggNog:ENOG503NUJN; COG:O) yields MSSTIFYKFFHQKSQSTIHFDGTGINVFDLKHEIIKQNQLGEGNDFDLKLFHSEQPDIEYDQDQDVIPRSSFVYARRAPANPRAGKFGNASRYVSGRPRINRKAINASNSQAAANSNATIQQPIDDNISEEDRIKLMFENQSSAWAQTQDELAQHKVIYSKPTAAAAANPEDAPPPGYVCYRCGGRDHWIKNCPTNTDPNYEGKKLRKTTGIPRSYLKTVSKDAIDDTSQFTTDDNGEMVDNQGNRYMITDTGEYVIAMADTKTWLSYQEKQQNAVMKAKKEFDDKIIEHIEKDGKTEFLDPLALSGKKILTPPIVMTPCCRDKAKLQKMTNFNYNKNDLEQLLIDNDFHCPNCDTEDVFIDVLKPNEELEQELKAYIEAKTAELGIEDPSAAMDNALKRSNETEGDEDAQKRQNLGFQPGQMMPPFSMPFMPGMPPFPMMMPQMMMPPPPATSSSPKK; encoded by the coding sequence ATGTCATCCACCATCTTCTATAAGTTTTTTCACCAGAAAAGCCAGTCCACGATCCACTTCGACGGGACAGGGATCAATGTGTTTGATCTCAAACATGAGATCATCAAGCAAAACCAGTTGGGCGAGGGGaatgactttgatttgAAGCTATTCCACCTGGAGCAGCCAGATATCGAGTATGACCAGGATCAAGATGTGATACCCAGGTCATCGTTTGTATACGCCAGAAGGGCACCTGCAAACCCACGTGCCGGAAAATTCGGTAACGCTTCTCGTTATGTGAGCGGCAGACCACGTATTAACCGTAAAGCCATCAATGCTTCCAATTCCCAAGCAGCAGCCAACTCCAACGCTACAATTCAACAACCAATTGACGACAATATCTCGGAAGAAGACcgaatcaagttgatgtttGAAAACCAATCAAGTGCATGGGCCCAAACCCAGGACGAATTGGCCCAACACAAAGTCATATACAGCAAGCCCAcggctgctgctgctgctaATCCAGAAGACGCTCCTCCACCAGGATACGTGTGTTACCGATGTGGGGGCAGAGACCACTGGATCAAGAACTGTCCGACAAACACGGACCCCAACTATGAGGGAAAGAAGTTGCGGAAAACAACGGGTATCCCCAGGTCGTATTTGAAGACTGTTTCCAAGGATGCCATTGATGACACTTCCCAATTTACAACCGATGACAATGGAGAAATGGTAGACAACCAAGGTAACCGTTATATGATAACTGATACTGGTGAGTATGTGATAGCCATGGCCGATACGAAGACGTGGTTGAGTTACCAGGAAAAACAACAGAATGCTGTCATGAAAGCCAAAAAGGAGTTTGACGATAAGATCATAGAGCATATAGAGAAGGATGGTAAGACTGAATTCTTGGATCCTTTGGCACTCTCCGGCAAAAAAATACTTACCCCTCCCATTGTTATGACCCCCTGCTGCCGAGATAAAGCCAAGCTACAGAAAATGACGAACTTCAATTACAATAAAAACGACCTCGAACAGCTTTTGATCGATAATGATTTCCACTGTCCCAACTGCGACACAGAAGATGTATTTATCGATGTTTTGAAGCCAaacgaagagttggagCAAGAATTGAAGGCTTATATAGAAGCTAAAACAGCTGAATTGGGTATTGAGGATCCATCTGCTGCTATGGACAATGCTTTAAAGAGAAGTAATGAAACTGAAGGAGATGAGGATGCTCAAAAACGACAGAATTTGGGGTTCCAGCCAGGGCAGATGATGCCTCCATTTAGCATGCCATTTATGCCTGGAATGCCTCCTTTCCCTATGATGATGCCACAAATGATGATGCCCCCTCCACCTGCCACGTCCAGCTCTCCTAAAAAGTAA
- the TAP42 gene encoding Type 2A phosphatase-associated protein 42 (EggNog:ENOG503NYBK; COG:T; BUSCO:EOG092648LP), giving the protein MSNGPNEQATVGERYEHLISKFTALEAKPIPKNSKEYQTQLYSLIKQFKFIDKIIADLDLFSDNEFIEEINVNYLPFLNVNYYLGELFLNFMVDANLELSIDFKADNLKISSEYFNLYLQRLIELELLNPLQTKQLKGYSLNREEKIQQYRYQKELEGKLALVHTTEDEDIKRQLYLDHINLLTIRALHHLQMIEMEIQVLSNRPSSIEEISAPIQPNNEDRRKQTADDYTTRLETLPQNQPIQNLLSKGRVLQPFTLTRQDLKNKVFGTGQVLPSMTVEEYLDYELANGKMAQPEEPPANSDDEDEDNEDEEYRKREWDDWKDANPKGIGNTMNRG; this is encoded by the coding sequence ATGAGTAACGGGCCAAATGAACAAGCAACTGTGGGAGAACGATATGAGCACCTAATTAGCAAGTTCACTGCTTTGGAAGCCAAACCGATTCCCAAGAACTCCAAGGAGTACCAGACCCAACTTTACCTGTTAATCAAGCAGTTTAAATTCATTGATAAAATCATCGCGGACCTCGATCTCTTCAGTGACAATGAGTTCATTGAGGAGATCAACGTTAACTATTTACCGTTCCTTAATGTTAACTATTATTTGGGAGAGCTCTTCTTGAATTTCATGGTAGATGCGAACCTTGAACTTTCTATTGACTTTAAGGCCGACAATCTCAAAATTTCACTGGAATACTTCAACCTCTATCTCCAAAGACTTATTGAATTGGAGCTTCTTAATCCTCTTCAAACTAAGCAATTGAAGGGATACCTGTTGAAcagagaagaaaagatcCAACAGTACCGATATCAAAAGGAGTTGGAAGGAAAGCTTGCACTTGTACATACAACagaggatgaagatatcaaacGACAGTTATACTTGGACCACATAAACTTGCTTACCATACGAGCTTTGCATCATCTCCAGATGATAGAAATGGAGATACAGGTACTTTCCAACCGGCCCAGctccattgaagaaatatCAGCTCCAATACAGCCCAATAATGAAGACCGTAGGAAACAAACCGCAGATGACTATACCACCAGATTGGAAACACTTCCTCAGAATCAGCCtatccaaaatcttctaAGCAAAGGACGAGTTCTCCAGCCGTTTACATTGACGAGacaggacttgaagaataaaGTATTTGGTACTGGCCAAGTTCTACCTTCAATGACGGTAGAAGAGTATCTTGACTACGAGCTTGCGAATGGAAAAATGGCCCAACCAGAGGAACCTCCTGCCAAtagtgatgatgaggatgaagataaCGAGGACGAAGAGTACCGCAAGCGGGAATGGGATGACTGGAAGGATGCCAATCCCAAAGGAATAGGAAACACCATGAATCGTGGGTAA
- the toa2 gene encoding Transcription initiation factor IIA subunit 2 (EggNog:ENOG503P3X2; BUSCO:EOG09265ER6; COG:K), translating into MSAPAYYELYRRSTVGATLTDALDQLISDEKIQPQLAMTIVTNFDRVISELLKPEQNIAKSKLTFKGDLSTYRFCDDVWTFIIKNVLIKLTDTSHSELNDEVTVDKFKIVACNSRKAGDV; encoded by the coding sequence ATGAGTGCACCCGCATACTACGAGTTATACAGAAGATCCACCGTCGGGGCAACGTTGACCGATGCTTTGGACCAGCTCATCTCTGATGAGAAGATCCAGCCTCAGTTGGCCATGACGATTGTAACTAACTTTGATCGGGTTATCTCTgaattgttgaaacccGAGCAGAACATAGCGAAGTCCAAATTGACATTCAAAGGCGACTTGAGTACCTACCGGTTCTGTGATGATGTCTGGACATTCATCATTAAAAAcgtgttgatcaaattgacTGATACCAGCCATAGTGAGTTGAATGATGAAGTGACTGTAGACAAGTTTAAGATTGTTGCCTGCAACTCCAGAAAGGCTGGGGATGTTTAA
- the HRT2 gene encoding Hairy/enhancer-of-split with YRPW motif protein 2 (EggNog:ENOG503NVVV; COG:S), with protein MLPPPASTSDPKSFGYSTVQERWPKIIKGCIDDVSDHPELIPQFEKILQSIEQDLKIIKFTDEEIALNPNLKFYNDNFVDVHWHNGPWLYLECYIYQAINNIFLKANLPHYDIFNRLKQSTLQSSEVGITELCKKLSSLTLDTKDSDKLVLFKEFIDISLWGNSTDLSLLAGDVSLEDIKSIQGEEIRKKNEKNILVNDTKAIFEHLTARSSSGIVDIILDNSGFELFSDLVLAIFLLESKLCSKVNFHCKQIPWFVSDTMIKDFDELFFEISKFHNKHVDKFIENIKAYLAADKMAVVTDPYWTMSGPFWDLAKFPVYETLKSSKLLIFKGDLNYRKLTGDLNWERTTSFAEAIQDLKNANLPIVSLRTCKADVVVGLPEGVDERLVKEAGDFWSASGKYAVISFFNPRQ; from the coding sequence ATGctcccaccaccagctTCTACTAGTGATCCCAAATCATTTGGCTACTCGACcgttcaagaaagatggcccaagatcatcaaggGATGTATTGATGATGTGTCCGATCACCCTGAGTTGATTCCTCAGTTTGAAAAGATCTTGCAGCTGATCGAGCAAGACCTCAAGATAATTAAGTTCACAGACGAAGAAATCGCCTTGAACCCCAATTTGAAGTTCTACAATGACAATTTCGTTGATGTCCACTGGCACAACGGTCCCTGGTTATATTTGGAGTGCTACATCTACCAGGCAATCAATAATATATTTTTGAAGGCCAACTTGCCTCACTACGACATATTCAACCGATTGAAGCAGTCTACTTTACAGTCGAGTGAAGTGGGAATCACCGAGTTGTGCAAGAAGTTGTCGTCGTTGACATTGGATACTAAGGACCTGGACAAACTCGTATTGTTCAAGGAGTTTATTGATATCTCCTTGTGGGGGAACTCTACTGACTTGTCGTTATTGGCAGGTGACGTTTCGTTGGAAGACATTAAATCTATTCAGGGAGAGGAAATCAGGAAAAAGAACGAGAAGAATATCTTAGTTAACGACACCAAGGCCATTTTTGAGCACTTGACTGCGCGGCTGTCTTCTGGAATCGTTGACATCATATTGGATAACTCTGGGTTTGAATTATTCAGtgacttggtgttggcgATTTTTTTACTTGAAAGCAAGCTTTGTTCCAAAGTCAATTTTCATTGTAAACAGATTCCATGGTTTGTGAGTGACACTATGATCAAGGACTTTGACGAATTGTTCTTTGAGATCTCCAAGTTCCATAACAAACATGTGGATAAGTTTATCGAGAACATTAAAGCTTACCTTGCTGCCGACAAAATGGCGGTTGTTACCGACCCGTACTGGACCATGTCAGGCCCCTTCTGGGATTTGGCTAAGTTCCCCGTTTACGAGACGTTGAAGTCgtccaaattgttgattttcaaaGGTGACTTGAACTACAGAAAATTGACCGGCGACTTGAACTGGGAAAGAACCACCTCGTTTGCAGAGGCCATTcaggacttgaaaaatgcCAACTTGCCTATAGTGTCGTTGAGAACTTGCAAAGCCGATGTGgtagttggattaccaGAAGGTGTTGACGAGAGGTTGGTAAAGGAAGCAGGTGACTTCTGGAGTGCCAGTGGTAAGTACGCTGTAatcagcttcttcaacccCAGACAGTAG
- the NHP6 gene encoding Non-histone chromosomal protein 6 (EggNog:ENOG503P5CR; COG:K) yields MAERKKAVRKKKDPDAPKRSLSAYMFFANDNRDIVRAENPGIAFGQVGRLLGERWKALTADEKIPYEKKANDDKKRYEKQKAEYAKKNS; encoded by the coding sequence ATGGCTGAAAGAAAGAAAGCTGtcagaaagaagaaggaccCAGATGCACCAAAGAGATCTTTGAGTGCTTACATGTTTTTCGCCAACGATAACAGAGATATCGTCAGGGCTGAAAATCCAGGTATCGcttttggtcaagttggtAGATTATTAGGTGAAAGATGGAAAGCCTTGACTGCCGACGAAAAGATTCCCTACGAAAAGAAGGCTAACGATGACAAAAAGAGATACGAGAAACAAAAGGCTGAGTACGCCAAGAAGAATAGCTAA
- the DEF1 gene encoding RNAPII degradation factor (COG:L; EggNog:ENOG503NVE6): MSTRKYKNQSKRPTGNGNAASSNSLELNNLSEMFPDWSKEDLSSLLSENNNDFEKVIDLIVSGKVSKWEPIKKEPKKKKEVEESNITTNFGNTAKSVPSKSHIPKTARGAVTPAAKKPVTKKPVAKRDVKKIDTSDANGSASASATAAAVAAAVPDVKSSWAAALSGDNKPVAKKGEPIAEPEPAPEAVVAAEAAVEVAEPEPKKTDKGKPAKEAPKPQASSWASMVAPKPKPKPQPKKASQPKTKTTNTGLEEQSPVVEQSVQTELDIPIEEIKELLPKVPEVKDEPSVILPNSVNNVNVSFGSLALDEKKEEPVAPVEQVEAVAQPPTQPQSAPAAQTAQPPQPQTEEERCNQYYYNQNQKSQYDYYSQYPNQQTQQFQQTQQVPGQYGGYPVDYSNYNVQMLAAQQMAALQMQNQPQGQTSGQDVNQQSPAALTQQYYQQPLGVAQQQSAGPADSKAQTPAQQQPSQGQPGVPQPGVPQQQGVPGQTPGQVPYGYPYYNYYYNQPFYQQGLNQNGFNSPSVANASVSAGQQQPQAQAQAQAQAQAQAQAQAPQQVQAQQATPNQQPIMPQFGGYQQYPQYGYQDSNQYRGAGWY; this comes from the coding sequence ATGTCCACACGAAAGTATAAGAATCAGCTGAAGAGGCCCACCGGCAATGGCAATGCTGCCAGCAGCAATTCTCTCGAATTAAATAACTTAAGTGAGATGTTCCCCGATTGGAGCAAAGAAGACTTATCCAGTTTGTTATCAGAAAACAataatgactttgaaaaagtgATCGATTTGATTGTCAGCGGGAAAGTATCTAAATGGGAAcccatcaagaaagaacccaaaaagaagaaggaagtGGAGGAGTCCAACATAACGACCAACTTTGGGAATACCGCCAAGTCTGTGCCTTCCAAATCTCACATACCAAAGACTGCAAGAGGAGCTGTTACCCCAGCTGCTAAAAAGCCTGTGACCAAGAAACCAGTTGCTAAAAGAGACGTTAAGAAAATAGACACCAGCGACGCCAACGGGTCGGCTTCTGCCTCTGCCACTGCTGCCGCCGTCGCGGCTGCCGTACCAGATGTCAAGTCTTCGTGGGCTGCTGCTTTGTCGGGAGACAATAAACCTGTTGCAAAGAAAGGAGAGCCTATTGCTGAACCAGAACCTGCTCCTGAAGCCGTGGTAGCGGCTGAAGCTGCCGTAGAGGTGGCTGAACCCGAGCCAAAGAAAACGGATAAAGGAAAACCAGCTAAAGAAGCTCCCAAACCACAAGCATCTTCATGGGCATCCATGGTGGCACCAAAGCCAAAACCAAAGCCTCAACCCAAGAAAGCTTCTCAGCCAAAGACCAAGACCACCAATACTGGCCTAGAAGAACAATCACCGGTCGTGGAACAATCGGTACAAACGGAGTTGGACATTCCAATCGAAGAAATCAAGGAATTACTTCCAAAGGTTCCTGAAGTAAAGGACGAACCCAGTGTGATTTTACCAAACAGCGTGAACAATGTCAACGTGAGCTTCGGGTCCTTGGCTTTAGAcgagaagaaggaagagcCAGTGGCCCCTGTTGAACAAGTGGAGGCTGTTGCTCAACCACCAACGCAACCTCAGAGTGCCCCAGCTGCCCAGACGGCCCAACCACCCCAACCCCAAACGGAAGAAGAACGTTGTAACCAATACTACTacaaccaaaaccaaaagagtCAATACGACTACTACAGCCAATACCCCAACCAGCAAACCcaacagtttcaacaaactcAGCAGGTTCCTGGCCAATATGGTGGCTACCCAGTTGACTACTCCAACTATAACGTGCAGATGTTAGCTGCTCAGCAGATGGCTGCTTTGCAAATGCAAAACCAACCTCAAGGACAAACCAGTGGCCAAGACGTCAACCAACAGTCCCCAGCCGCGTTGACTCAACAATactatcaacaaccatTGGGTGttgctcaacaacaaagTGCTGGCCCAGCCGACAGCAAGGCCCAAACACCAGCCCAACAACAGCCTAGCCAAGGACAACCAGGTGTTCCTCAACCAGGTgttcctcaacaacaaggtgtTCCAGGACAAACCCCAGGACAAGTTCCATACGGGTACCCATACTACAATTACTATTATAACCAACCATTCTACCAACAAGGCTTGAACCAGAATGGATTCAATAGTCCAAGTGTGGCCAATGCTAGTGTGAGTGCTGGACAACAGCAGCCTCAAGCACAGGCTCAggcacaagcacaagcacaagcacaagccCAAGCCCAAGCTCCACAGCAAGTCCAGGCACAACAAGCTACTCCAAACCAGCAACCAATTATGCCACAGTTTGGAGGGTACCAACAATATCCTCAATACGGTTACCAAGACTCCAACCAGTATCGGGGTGCCGGATGGTACTAA